A section of the Eublepharis macularius isolate TG4126 chromosome 1, MPM_Emac_v1.0, whole genome shotgun sequence genome encodes:
- the PEX6 gene encoding peroxisome biogenesis factor 6 isoform X1 gives MATAVAVLRSLEAPLPQDLPPGTGLMVAPAGWGWAAAPGGPLVLAVRPAESEAQPVLLCAALQEAPGGPELRLGRTLLKQLGLAPGRRVRVWPVRRPPVLGWVLLGAVAGRAPPPRPGGGAGSAVLVRRGESLPGSGLLVLEARPALQGLLGPGTRLAITELRGGNGERKEPTPLMPPLVSGWACPGERWVRAKRRAPALRGGEGAQGETLWVSRGCLRSLGLFQGEWVLVSRGNEEGPGGYPGNGPHLAAVRTLEPPWDSPLRDPEPRRTAAAALEETFLQGEALAPAALAFNLSCDPLEGSLLKIQRYGETTGAEEVKGSRSMLSVPPFAKELHIEIVSSPAYSTTEVYDQILYQHFQTPRLVQVEDILCVPTAGHPEFLEGNSEKFLRWPELYFKVKKIIAAEGRDQSVGYLADTQNTSLFLGGSTNSAVPSFPSQNTHGFWSSLSPAGLCDVVKQLCDILGPYLHSRETLLSGTGSVLLSGPSGIGKMTVVRAACSRLNLHLFKVDCVSLCGDTSGSTEAKLHAAFSQAEVYSPCILLLKDIELLGRERDGIGEDSRVILAIRHLLLDREADTSDGFGVSTCVTLSSYPVLVVGTTSRLGDVPADLQTGFLHEVKMEAPSEEQRKAILGMLAEGLPLGREVSLSKLARQSAGFVLGDFCGLLSHSSRAACTRIQNSSFPGGLTKEEEQDFCAAGFPLLAEDFSVALDKLHDAHSQAVGAPKIPSVFWQDVGGLQDVKKEILDTIQLPLEHPELLSLGLRRSGLLLYGPPGTGKTLLAKAVATECTMTFLSVKGPELINMYVGQSEENVREVFARAQAAAPCIIFFDELDSLAPNRGRSGDSGGVMDRVVSQLLAELDGLHSSQDVFVIGATNRPDLLDPALLRPGRFDKLVYVGVNEDRDSQLRVLGAITRKFKLDPSVSLLSVLDKCPAQLTGADLYALCSDAMMFAIKRKVEWIEEGLDTESSELLLTMDDFVQAAEKLQPSVSEPELLRYKLIRQRFTA, from the exons ATGGCGACGGCAGTGGCGGTGCTGCGGAGTCTGGAAGCGCCGCTCCCCCAGGACCTTCCCCCGGGGACGGGGCTGATGGTGGCCCCCGCCGGGTGGGGGTGGGCGGCGGCGCCTGGCGGTCCGCTGGTGCTGGCCGTGCGTCCGGCGGAGTCCGAGGCGCAGCCGGTGCTGCTGTGCGCGGCGCTGCAGGAAGCCCCGGGCGGGCCGGAGCTGCGGCTGGGCCGGACCCTCctgaagcagctgggcctggcgcCGGGGAGGCGGGTGCGCGTTTGGCCGGTGCGGAGGCCGCCCGTGCTGGGCTGGGTGCTGCTGGGGGCGGTGGCTGGGCGTGCTCCTCCTCCGCGGCCGGGCGGCGGTGCCGGCTCGGCCGTGCTGGTGAGGCGCGGGGAGAGCCTGCCGGGCTCCGGGCTGCTGGTGTTGGAGGCCCGGCCGGCGCTGCAGGGCTTGCTGGGCCCCGGCACCCGCTTGGCCATAACAGAGCTGCGGGGCGGCAACGGGGAGAGGAAGGAGCCCACGCCGCTAATGCCACCTCTGGTGTCGGGCTGGGCGTGTCCCGGCGAGCGGTGGGTGAGGGCCAAGCGACGGGCCCCGGCGCTGCGGGGCGGTGAGGGCGCGCAGGGCGAAACGCTGTGGGTGAGCCGCGGCTGTTTGCGCAGCCTGGGCCTCTTCCAGGGGGAATGGGTGCTGGTCAGCAGGGGGAACGAAGAGGGGCCAGGAGGCTACCCAGGAAATGGGCCTCACTTGGCCGCCGTGCGGACTCTGGAGCCCCCGTGGGACTCCCCCCTTCGGGACCCCGAGCCCCGCCGAACCGCTGCCGCTGCCTTGGAGGAGACCTTTCTGCAGGGGGAAGCGCTCGCTCCTGCCGCCTTGGCCTTCAACCTGTCCTGCGATCCTCTGGAAGGGAGCCTTCTCAAGATCCAG AGATATGGGGAAACTACTGGTGCGGAAGAGGTGAAAGGAAGTCGGTCCATGCTATCTGTACCACCCTTTGCTAAGGAGCTACACATAGAAATTGTGTCCTCACCAGCCTACAGCACCACAGAAGTCTATGACCAAATTCTCTACCAGCACTTTCAAACTCCCAG GTTAGTCCAAGTGGAAGATATTCTCTGTGTGCCAACTGCTGGACATCCTGAATTCTTAGAAGGAAATTCAGAGAAATTTTTAAG ATGGCCTGAGCTCTACTTCAAGGTGAAAAAGATAATAGCAGCAGAGGGAAGAGATCAGAGTGTGGGGTACTTGGCTGACACCCAGAACACTTCTTTATTTCTG GGTGGTTCAACAAACAGTGCTGTCCCTTCTTTTCCATCTCAAAACACCCACGGTTTTTGGAGCAGTTTGTCTCCTGCTGGACTGTGTGATGTAGTAAAGCAGTTGTGTGACATTCTTGGACCTTACTTGCACAGTAG AGAAACTCTGTTAAGTGGAACTGGAAGCGTTCTTCTTTCAGGACCCAGTGGTATTGGGAAAATGACAGTTGTTAGAGCTGCCTGTAGCCGCCTCAATCTCCATTTGTTCAAG GTGGACTGTGTTAGTTTGTGTGGGGACACTAGTGGATCTACAGAAGCGAAGCTACATGCTGCCTTCTCACAAGCTGAAGTCTATAGCCCTTGTATCCTACTGCTGAAAGATATAGAGCTGCTGGGGAGAGAACGTGATGGGATTGGGGAGGACTCCAGAGTTATCCTTGCCATCAGGCATCTTCTCctagacagagaggcagacaccag TGATGGCTTTGGAGTGTCCACCTGTGTTACTCTCAGCAGTTATCCTGTCCTGGTAGTAGGCACAACATCCAGGCTTGGGGATGTCCCTGCAGACTTGCAGACAGGCTTCCTCCATGAGGTGAAAATGGAAGCACCATCTGAGGAGCAAAGGAAGGCCATTCTGGGCATGCTAGCAGAGggccttcctctgggcagagaAGTGAGCCTGAGCAAACTTGCCCGGCAGAGTGCG GGTTTTGTTCTAGGAGATTTCTGTGGTTTGCTTTCCCATAGCAGTCGTGCTGCCTGTACCAGGATACAGAATTCAAG TTTCCCTGGTGGACTAAccaaggaggaggagcaggatttCTGTGCTGCAGGTTTCCCTCTCCTAGCAGAGGACTTCAGTGTTGCTCTAGATAAACTGCATGATGCCCATTCACAGGCAGTGGGAGCACCAAAG ATACCATCTGTTTTCTGGCAAGACGTTGGCGGGCTCCAGGATGTgaagaaggagatcctggacaCCATTCAACTTCCCCTAGAACACCCAGAGCTACTATCTTTAGGTCTCCGCCGTTCTGGCCTTCTGCTCTATGGCCCTCCTGGAACAGGAAAGACACTGCTAGCTAAAGCTGTAGCAACTGAGTGCACTATGACATTCCTTAG TGTGAAGGGCCCAGAGCTCATTAACATGTATGTTGGGCAGAGTGAAGAGAATGTGCGAGAAG tgtttgcCAGAGCCCAGGCAGCTGCTCCTTGCATTATCTTTTTTGATGAGCTTGATTCCTTAGCACCCAATCGTGGACGGAGTGGAGATTCAGGGGGTGTTATGGATAG AGTCGTGTCTCAACTACTAGCAGAGCTTGATGGACTTCATTCTTCCCAAGATGTTTTTGTTATTGGAGCTACAAATAGACCTGATCTTCTGGACCCAGCACTGCTCCGACCAGGCAG GTTTGATAAGTTGGTGTATGTAGGTGTCAATGAAGACCGAGACTCTCAGCTGCGGGTACTAGGTGCCATCACCAGAAA
- the PEX6 gene encoding peroxisome biogenesis factor 6 isoform X3 codes for MATAVAVLRSLEAPLPQDLPPGTGLMVAPAGWGWAAAPGGPLVLAVRPAESEAQPVLLCAALQEAPGGPELRLGRTLLKQLGLAPGRRVRVWPVRRPPVLGWVLLGAVAGRAPPPRPGGGAGSAVLVRRGESLPGSGLLVLEARPALQGLLGPGTRLAITELRGGNGERKEPTPLMPPLVSGWACPGERWVRAKRRAPALRGGEGAQGETLWVSRGCLRSLGLFQGEWVLVSRGNEEGPGGYPGNGPHLAAVRTLEPPWDSPLRDPEPRRTAAAALEETFLQGEALAPAALAFNLSCDPLEGSLLKIQRYGETTGAEEVKGSRSMLSVPPFAKELHIEIVSSPAYSTTEVYDQILYQHFQTPRLVQVEDILCVPTAGHPEFLEGNSEKFLRWPELYFKVKKIIAAEGRDQSVGYLADTQNTSLFLGGSTNSAVPSFPSQNTHGFWSSLSPAGLCDVVKQLCDILGPYLHSRETLLSGTGSVLLSGPSGIGKMTVVRAACSRLNLHLFKVDCVSLCGDTSGSTEAKLHAAFSQAEVYSPCILLLKDIELLGRERDGIGEDSRVILAIRHLLLDREADTSYPVLVVGTTSRLGDVPADLQTGFLHEVKMEAPSEEQRKAILGMLAEGLPLGREVSLSKLARQSAGFVLGDFCGLLSHSSRAACTRIQNSSFPGGLTKEEEQDFCAAGFPLLAEDFSVALDKLHDAHSQAVGAPKIPSVFWQDVGGLQDVKKEILDTIQLPLEHPELLSLGLRRSGLLLYGPPGTGKTLLAKAVATECTMTFLSVKGPELINMYVGQSEENVREVFARAQAAAPCIIFFDELDSLAPNRGRSGDSGGVMDRVVSQLLAELDGLHSSQDVFVIGATNRPDLLDPALLRPGRFDKLVYVGVNEDRDSQLRVLGAITRKFKLDPSVSLLSVLDKCPAQLTGADLYALCSDAMMFAIKRKVEWIEEGLDTESSELLLTMDDFVQAAEKLQPSVSEPELLRYKLIRQRFTA; via the exons ATGGCGACGGCAGTGGCGGTGCTGCGGAGTCTGGAAGCGCCGCTCCCCCAGGACCTTCCCCCGGGGACGGGGCTGATGGTGGCCCCCGCCGGGTGGGGGTGGGCGGCGGCGCCTGGCGGTCCGCTGGTGCTGGCCGTGCGTCCGGCGGAGTCCGAGGCGCAGCCGGTGCTGCTGTGCGCGGCGCTGCAGGAAGCCCCGGGCGGGCCGGAGCTGCGGCTGGGCCGGACCCTCctgaagcagctgggcctggcgcCGGGGAGGCGGGTGCGCGTTTGGCCGGTGCGGAGGCCGCCCGTGCTGGGCTGGGTGCTGCTGGGGGCGGTGGCTGGGCGTGCTCCTCCTCCGCGGCCGGGCGGCGGTGCCGGCTCGGCCGTGCTGGTGAGGCGCGGGGAGAGCCTGCCGGGCTCCGGGCTGCTGGTGTTGGAGGCCCGGCCGGCGCTGCAGGGCTTGCTGGGCCCCGGCACCCGCTTGGCCATAACAGAGCTGCGGGGCGGCAACGGGGAGAGGAAGGAGCCCACGCCGCTAATGCCACCTCTGGTGTCGGGCTGGGCGTGTCCCGGCGAGCGGTGGGTGAGGGCCAAGCGACGGGCCCCGGCGCTGCGGGGCGGTGAGGGCGCGCAGGGCGAAACGCTGTGGGTGAGCCGCGGCTGTTTGCGCAGCCTGGGCCTCTTCCAGGGGGAATGGGTGCTGGTCAGCAGGGGGAACGAAGAGGGGCCAGGAGGCTACCCAGGAAATGGGCCTCACTTGGCCGCCGTGCGGACTCTGGAGCCCCCGTGGGACTCCCCCCTTCGGGACCCCGAGCCCCGCCGAACCGCTGCCGCTGCCTTGGAGGAGACCTTTCTGCAGGGGGAAGCGCTCGCTCCTGCCGCCTTGGCCTTCAACCTGTCCTGCGATCCTCTGGAAGGGAGCCTTCTCAAGATCCAG AGATATGGGGAAACTACTGGTGCGGAAGAGGTGAAAGGAAGTCGGTCCATGCTATCTGTACCACCCTTTGCTAAGGAGCTACACATAGAAATTGTGTCCTCACCAGCCTACAGCACCACAGAAGTCTATGACCAAATTCTCTACCAGCACTTTCAAACTCCCAG GTTAGTCCAAGTGGAAGATATTCTCTGTGTGCCAACTGCTGGACATCCTGAATTCTTAGAAGGAAATTCAGAGAAATTTTTAAG ATGGCCTGAGCTCTACTTCAAGGTGAAAAAGATAATAGCAGCAGAGGGAAGAGATCAGAGTGTGGGGTACTTGGCTGACACCCAGAACACTTCTTTATTTCTG GGTGGTTCAACAAACAGTGCTGTCCCTTCTTTTCCATCTCAAAACACCCACGGTTTTTGGAGCAGTTTGTCTCCTGCTGGACTGTGTGATGTAGTAAAGCAGTTGTGTGACATTCTTGGACCTTACTTGCACAGTAG AGAAACTCTGTTAAGTGGAACTGGAAGCGTTCTTCTTTCAGGACCCAGTGGTATTGGGAAAATGACAGTTGTTAGAGCTGCCTGTAGCCGCCTCAATCTCCATTTGTTCAAG GTGGACTGTGTTAGTTTGTGTGGGGACACTAGTGGATCTACAGAAGCGAAGCTACATGCTGCCTTCTCACAAGCTGAAGTCTATAGCCCTTGTATCCTACTGCTGAAAGATATAGAGCTGCTGGGGAGAGAACGTGATGGGATTGGGGAGGACTCCAGAGTTATCCTTGCCATCAGGCATCTTCTCctagacagagaggcagacaccag TTATCCTGTCCTGGTAGTAGGCACAACATCCAGGCTTGGGGATGTCCCTGCAGACTTGCAGACAGGCTTCCTCCATGAGGTGAAAATGGAAGCACCATCTGAGGAGCAAAGGAAGGCCATTCTGGGCATGCTAGCAGAGggccttcctctgggcagagaAGTGAGCCTGAGCAAACTTGCCCGGCAGAGTGCG GGTTTTGTTCTAGGAGATTTCTGTGGTTTGCTTTCCCATAGCAGTCGTGCTGCCTGTACCAGGATACAGAATTCAAG TTTCCCTGGTGGACTAAccaaggaggaggagcaggatttCTGTGCTGCAGGTTTCCCTCTCCTAGCAGAGGACTTCAGTGTTGCTCTAGATAAACTGCATGATGCCCATTCACAGGCAGTGGGAGCACCAAAG ATACCATCTGTTTTCTGGCAAGACGTTGGCGGGCTCCAGGATGTgaagaaggagatcctggacaCCATTCAACTTCCCCTAGAACACCCAGAGCTACTATCTTTAGGTCTCCGCCGTTCTGGCCTTCTGCTCTATGGCCCTCCTGGAACAGGAAAGACACTGCTAGCTAAAGCTGTAGCAACTGAGTGCACTATGACATTCCTTAG TGTGAAGGGCCCAGAGCTCATTAACATGTATGTTGGGCAGAGTGAAGAGAATGTGCGAGAAG tgtttgcCAGAGCCCAGGCAGCTGCTCCTTGCATTATCTTTTTTGATGAGCTTGATTCCTTAGCACCCAATCGTGGACGGAGTGGAGATTCAGGGGGTGTTATGGATAG AGTCGTGTCTCAACTACTAGCAGAGCTTGATGGACTTCATTCTTCCCAAGATGTTTTTGTTATTGGAGCTACAAATAGACCTGATCTTCTGGACCCAGCACTGCTCCGACCAGGCAG GTTTGATAAGTTGGTGTATGTAGGTGTCAATGAAGACCGAGACTCTCAGCTGCGGGTACTAGGTGCCATCACCAGAAA
- the PEX6 gene encoding peroxisome biogenesis factor 6 isoform X2, producing the protein MATAVAVLRSLEAPLPQDLPPGTGLMVAPAGWGWAAAPGGPLVLAVRPAESEAQPVLLCAALQEAPGGPELRLGRTLLKQLGLAPGRRVRVWPVRRPPVLGWVLLGAVAGRAPPPRPGGGAGSAVLVRRGESLPGSGLLVLEARPALQGLLGPGTRLAITELRGGNGERKEPTPLMPPLVSGWACPGERWVRAKRRAPALRGGEGAQGETLWVSRGCLRSLGLFQGEWVLVSRGNEEGPGGYPGNGPHLAAVRTLEPPWDSPLRDPEPRRTAAAALEETFLQGEALAPAALAFNLSCDPLEGSLLKIQRYGETTGAEEVKGSRSMLSVPPFAKELHIEIVSSPAYSTTEVYDQILYQHFQTPRLVQVEDILCVPTAGHPEFLEGNSEKFLRWPELYFKVKKIIAAEGRDQSVGYLADTQNTSLFLGGSTNSAVPSFPSQNTHGFWSSLSPAGLCDVVKQLCDILGPYLHSRETLLSGTGSVLLSGPSGIGKMTVVRAACSRLNLHLFKVDCVSLCGDTSGSTEAKLHAAFSQAEVYSPCILLLKDIELLGRERDGIGEDSRVILAIRHLLLDREADTSSYPVLVVGTTSRLGDVPADLQTGFLHEVKMEAPSEEQRKAILGMLAEGLPLGREVSLSKLARQSAGFVLGDFCGLLSHSSRAACTRIQNSSFPGGLTKEEEQDFCAAGFPLLAEDFSVALDKLHDAHSQAVGAPKIPSVFWQDVGGLQDVKKEILDTIQLPLEHPELLSLGLRRSGLLLYGPPGTGKTLLAKAVATECTMTFLSVKGPELINMYVGQSEENVREVFARAQAAAPCIIFFDELDSLAPNRGRSGDSGGVMDRVVSQLLAELDGLHSSQDVFVIGATNRPDLLDPALLRPGRFDKLVYVGVNEDRDSQLRVLGAITRKFKLDPSVSLLSVLDKCPAQLTGADLYALCSDAMMFAIKRKVEWIEEGLDTESSELLLTMDDFVQAAEKLQPSVSEPELLRYKLIRQRFTA; encoded by the exons ATGGCGACGGCAGTGGCGGTGCTGCGGAGTCTGGAAGCGCCGCTCCCCCAGGACCTTCCCCCGGGGACGGGGCTGATGGTGGCCCCCGCCGGGTGGGGGTGGGCGGCGGCGCCTGGCGGTCCGCTGGTGCTGGCCGTGCGTCCGGCGGAGTCCGAGGCGCAGCCGGTGCTGCTGTGCGCGGCGCTGCAGGAAGCCCCGGGCGGGCCGGAGCTGCGGCTGGGCCGGACCCTCctgaagcagctgggcctggcgcCGGGGAGGCGGGTGCGCGTTTGGCCGGTGCGGAGGCCGCCCGTGCTGGGCTGGGTGCTGCTGGGGGCGGTGGCTGGGCGTGCTCCTCCTCCGCGGCCGGGCGGCGGTGCCGGCTCGGCCGTGCTGGTGAGGCGCGGGGAGAGCCTGCCGGGCTCCGGGCTGCTGGTGTTGGAGGCCCGGCCGGCGCTGCAGGGCTTGCTGGGCCCCGGCACCCGCTTGGCCATAACAGAGCTGCGGGGCGGCAACGGGGAGAGGAAGGAGCCCACGCCGCTAATGCCACCTCTGGTGTCGGGCTGGGCGTGTCCCGGCGAGCGGTGGGTGAGGGCCAAGCGACGGGCCCCGGCGCTGCGGGGCGGTGAGGGCGCGCAGGGCGAAACGCTGTGGGTGAGCCGCGGCTGTTTGCGCAGCCTGGGCCTCTTCCAGGGGGAATGGGTGCTGGTCAGCAGGGGGAACGAAGAGGGGCCAGGAGGCTACCCAGGAAATGGGCCTCACTTGGCCGCCGTGCGGACTCTGGAGCCCCCGTGGGACTCCCCCCTTCGGGACCCCGAGCCCCGCCGAACCGCTGCCGCTGCCTTGGAGGAGACCTTTCTGCAGGGGGAAGCGCTCGCTCCTGCCGCCTTGGCCTTCAACCTGTCCTGCGATCCTCTGGAAGGGAGCCTTCTCAAGATCCAG AGATATGGGGAAACTACTGGTGCGGAAGAGGTGAAAGGAAGTCGGTCCATGCTATCTGTACCACCCTTTGCTAAGGAGCTACACATAGAAATTGTGTCCTCACCAGCCTACAGCACCACAGAAGTCTATGACCAAATTCTCTACCAGCACTTTCAAACTCCCAG GTTAGTCCAAGTGGAAGATATTCTCTGTGTGCCAACTGCTGGACATCCTGAATTCTTAGAAGGAAATTCAGAGAAATTTTTAAG ATGGCCTGAGCTCTACTTCAAGGTGAAAAAGATAATAGCAGCAGAGGGAAGAGATCAGAGTGTGGGGTACTTGGCTGACACCCAGAACACTTCTTTATTTCTG GGTGGTTCAACAAACAGTGCTGTCCCTTCTTTTCCATCTCAAAACACCCACGGTTTTTGGAGCAGTTTGTCTCCTGCTGGACTGTGTGATGTAGTAAAGCAGTTGTGTGACATTCTTGGACCTTACTTGCACAGTAG AGAAACTCTGTTAAGTGGAACTGGAAGCGTTCTTCTTTCAGGACCCAGTGGTATTGGGAAAATGACAGTTGTTAGAGCTGCCTGTAGCCGCCTCAATCTCCATTTGTTCAAG GTGGACTGTGTTAGTTTGTGTGGGGACACTAGTGGATCTACAGAAGCGAAGCTACATGCTGCCTTCTCACAAGCTGAAGTCTATAGCCCTTGTATCCTACTGCTGAAAGATATAGAGCTGCTGGGGAGAGAACGTGATGGGATTGGGGAGGACTCCAGAGTTATCCTTGCCATCAGGCATCTTCTCctagacagagaggcagacaccag CAGTTATCCTGTCCTGGTAGTAGGCACAACATCCAGGCTTGGGGATGTCCCTGCAGACTTGCAGACAGGCTTCCTCCATGAGGTGAAAATGGAAGCACCATCTGAGGAGCAAAGGAAGGCCATTCTGGGCATGCTAGCAGAGggccttcctctgggcagagaAGTGAGCCTGAGCAAACTTGCCCGGCAGAGTGCG GGTTTTGTTCTAGGAGATTTCTGTGGTTTGCTTTCCCATAGCAGTCGTGCTGCCTGTACCAGGATACAGAATTCAAG TTTCCCTGGTGGACTAAccaaggaggaggagcaggatttCTGTGCTGCAGGTTTCCCTCTCCTAGCAGAGGACTTCAGTGTTGCTCTAGATAAACTGCATGATGCCCATTCACAGGCAGTGGGAGCACCAAAG ATACCATCTGTTTTCTGGCAAGACGTTGGCGGGCTCCAGGATGTgaagaaggagatcctggacaCCATTCAACTTCCCCTAGAACACCCAGAGCTACTATCTTTAGGTCTCCGCCGTTCTGGCCTTCTGCTCTATGGCCCTCCTGGAACAGGAAAGACACTGCTAGCTAAAGCTGTAGCAACTGAGTGCACTATGACATTCCTTAG TGTGAAGGGCCCAGAGCTCATTAACATGTATGTTGGGCAGAGTGAAGAGAATGTGCGAGAAG tgtttgcCAGAGCCCAGGCAGCTGCTCCTTGCATTATCTTTTTTGATGAGCTTGATTCCTTAGCACCCAATCGTGGACGGAGTGGAGATTCAGGGGGTGTTATGGATAG AGTCGTGTCTCAACTACTAGCAGAGCTTGATGGACTTCATTCTTCCCAAGATGTTTTTGTTATTGGAGCTACAAATAGACCTGATCTTCTGGACCCAGCACTGCTCCGACCAGGCAG GTTTGATAAGTTGGTGTATGTAGGTGTCAATGAAGACCGAGACTCTCAGCTGCGGGTACTAGGTGCCATCACCAGAAA